The following DNA comes from Chitinophaga nivalis.
TAACCCATAATTATTTAGTGGTGTGCTTCATCATGTGCACCTTCCATCGCCTGACCGATAAACACGGCAGTCAGATTGGCAAAGATGAATGCCTGGATAAAGGCTACCAGCAGCTCCAACATCATCATTACAATGTTGAACGCAATTGTAATGGGCAGGAAACCATAACCCGCTACATTGCTTAAGGAACCAAATATAAACACCAGGGATATAATACTCAGAATGATAATGTGACCCGCCAGGATGTTGGCAAACAACCGGATCGTCAGGGAAGCCGGCTTGGTCAGGATACCGATCAGCTCTACCGGCGCCAGGATGAACTTAACACCGAAAGGAACCGGAGGGTTGAAAATGTGACCCCAGTAGTGTTTGTTGGTGCTAAACATCGTCACCACAAAGCTTACAAGGGATAATGCCAGTGTTACAGCAATATTACCGGTTACGTTGGCAGAACCAGGTAACAGTCCAAGCAGGTTGTTAATGAGGATAAAGAAGAAGATCGTCAGAATAAGCGGCGTGAATTTTTCTGCTTTTTTACCAGGAATATTCGGTTTTGCTACTTCATCACGCATAAACAGAATCACCGGTTCTACCAGACCCTGGAAACCTTTAGGCGCTTTTTTCGCACCACGGGTCGTGTAGGCTTTCGCTACATTCAGCATCAGTACTACCAGTAAGATAGCGCCGATCAGCATGGAGGTAACGTTTTTAGTCATGGAGAAATCGTAAATCTTTTCGCCGGTAGGATTGTCGTTGGCATCCACTGCAATCACAGAACCATCTGTGTATTGTGCGGCATCCAATCCTTTTTCATGCAGGTAGTGTGCATTTACCAGGCGGTAACCATCATGCGCTTTGTGACCATGCTCAAAGGCAGATGAAGAGAACACAGAGGTTCCACGGGCCGGATTGTAAATAATCACCGGCAAAGGAATGGTTACGTGCGTTTCTCCAAAGCTGAAGAAGTGCCAATCATGCGCATCCTTTACGTGACCCAGAATTACTTCCTTCGCATCAAATTTTTTAGACTCAGCTGGCTCTGTCACATGTGCATGTTCACCCACCACAGCCTCGTGTGCTGTATCTCCGTGAGGAGCTTCCTGCGCATAGGAAAAATTACCAAAACCGTGAAGGCCAAGGGCCATCACAAGTGCTACCATTCTATGTTTGAACTGACTGAAAGAAATCACCGTTTTCTGAAATTTTGCGCAAAGATAAACGATTTTAAGTCAAAAATTGAGCGACTATGAAAAAATATGGAGAGAAGTTTTAACTATACTGATAGTCAATCTATTGCATTTCCGAAGTTGCAGTGAATGGGATGCAATTACATTCATTTTTAATATGAAAAATTTACCATAGCCTGATAGTGTATTATACACACATCGAATCTTTTTCAGGGAGATGACCGGCAGATTATCAATATTACATTTTTATTTCATACAACAAGCAACTATACCTTGTTCACATTAAACTGCATACTATGCAACTTGTGATAAAAGCCTTCCAAACGCAGCAACTCCTCATGTGTACCCATCTCCTTAATCTCTCCCTTATCCAGTACAATGATCTTATCTGCCTTACTGATAGTAGACAACCGGTGCGCAATGATAATAGCAGTACGGTCGGCAATCAGCTTGTCTATGGCCTGTTGTATCATCATCTCCGACTCCGTATCCACAGATGATGTAGCTTCATCCAGGATCAGAATAGCCGGATCATACAACAACGCCCGCACAAAGGAAATCAGTTGCCGCTGCCCCAACGAGAGGGTACTCCCCCGCTCCATCACCTGGTAATCGTAGCCACCCGGTAACTGCATGATAAAGTCGTGAATACCTATCAGCCTCGAGGCTTCTTCTACCTGCTGCCGGGTAATGGCGGCATTGTGCAGGGTAATGTTATCGTAGATAGAACCGGAAAACAGGAACACATCCTGCAATACCACCCCTATCTTGCTGCGCAAAGCTTCCAGGGAATAAGCCGGCAGCTCAATATCATCGATCCGGATACTGCCTTTCTGAATTTCATACAACCGGTTCAGGATACTGATAATGGTGGTTTTACCGGAACCGGTATGCCCCACTATCGCTACCGTATCGCCCGGCGATGCCTGAAAACTGATATCCTTCAGTACATAACGGTCTTCGATATACGCAAAAGACACGTTTTCAAAAGTAATAGCCCCTTTCATCTGATCGGCCGGATGATGCCCCCTGTCCGGAATATAATCCTGGTTATCCAATACCTTAAATACCCGCTCACTGGCCACCATCCCCATTTGCAGGGTATTAAACTTATCCGCCAGCATCCGCAGCGGACGGAACAACATGTTCAGGTACATGATGAAGGCGATCATCACACCCTGGGTTACTTCATAGTTCAGTACTTTATTGGAGCCCCACCATACCATCAGTCCCAGGGAAATAGCCAGGATGATTTCCACTACCGGGAAAAATACAGAATACGCGAAAATGGCATCTATATTGGCTTTCCGGTGTTCTTTGTTGATATGTTTGAAACGGGCAAACTCTCTTTTTTCTGCGGTAAAGGCCTGCACCACCACCATACCGGTAATATGCTCCTGCACAAAGGCATTCAGCGCAGATACCGCATTACGCACCCGGTAAAAAGATTTATTTACACTTTCCTTGAAGATATAAGTAGCAAAAATCAATATCGGAAAGGGCGACAGACTCACCAGGGTAAGCCGCCAGTCTTCTATAAACATCACCACCAGAATCGCAATAATCATCAACAGGTCTGCCGTAATGGAAATAATTCCTTCCGAAAAAACATCGTTGATGGCTTCAATATCATTGATCGTACGCGTGGTGAGCGTGCCTATAGGTGTTTTATCGAAAAAAGCCAGGTTGAGGTGTACCACCTTCTTATAGACCGTTACCCGCAAATCCTTTACTACAGACTGTCCCAGCCAGTTGGTCAGATACGAGAAGAAAAAACGTACCACTGTTTCTACCAGTAGTAGCCCGATCTGTACCACTGTAACGATCACCAGCATACGCATCAGCTGCCCCGCAATGTATTTATCGACCGTTACCTGTATCAGGTAAGGACGCAACGGAGAGATAACAGCCAGTACGACTGTTAAGAACATGGATATGTAGAAGGAGCGTTTATAGGGAGCAGCGAACGTGAATATGCGCCGGAGCAAGCTAAAATCAAATACTTTTTTTACCGCCAGATTTTCCAATGTGCCAGGTTTAATATGTGCCGCAACAAAAGTAACTAAATAAGCATTACCAATCCAGTATTCCGCCTCTCCCTGAAACACCATGGCCCGGAGAGGATATATCTCCGGGCCATGATCGTTATGTTGGGTAATACTTACGGCTTTATTTCTTTTCGTCTTTCATAATCAGCTTATAGGCTTTAATGAAGATCGCTCCCAGGTTTTTGTGCGGTGGCACATAGTCGCTGAACAACTCCCTGTTACGGGCATCCGGCGCAAATCTTTTCGTCAGCTGCGCCCACATCACTACCCAGTCTACATTTTTACCGGAACGTACCACATCTTCCAGACTATGAATAATAGGTTCATTCACAAAACGGGTACCTACCTGCTTGGAGGAAATGATGTGTGCTTCCGGTGATTTTTCCAATACGGTAGCCAGGTTATGATAACCGCCGCAGGAGCCCAGTACTACGATCTTGGCAGAACTTTGCAGGTTGTCCAGCGTGGTATTGATATGATAACTGTGGCCGCGGTGAATGAAAATAGTCGGGTGAATATCATGTTCATCCAGGTATTCCGATAACTTGGAAATGGCTTCTTTATCTCCCGGTTCGTCAATGGGAAGGTTCGCATAAATGGTGGTAGGCTTACCTTTTAAGGAAGTAATGGTAGCCCAGTATTTATTGCGGATTACCCGCCATTCTGCTGAAGGGAAGTTGGTCATGAAACTCGAAAAAGATTCCTGCCCGTCTTTATCTCCATAGAAAAATACCTGCTGGTAAATCCGGCCGCTATCACTTTCCAGGGTACTGAATGTAACATAGTTGATCGGTGGTAACTGCAATCTCGCAGACATATCCGACGCTTTGGAAGAATCATTTTCCTTACCAACTTCTGTTTCAAACAGGCTGGTCAACAACTGATAAATCACGGTTCCGCGTTTATCACTATGTTTTTTCACATACGCCAGGTTCTTTCTTACCTCCGCCCGCAGGAAGTCCAGCAGCTTCTCATCGCGGATACTACCAAAGGAATTGGCTACATCCACGGCATCTTCCAGATCTTCTGTTTTCTCCAGGTTCTGCACATATTTCTGCATCAGGTAGTTGGCATTCTCCGGCGCCATGGATTTCAGGAAATGATCCAGGGTGTTGAAACCGGCAGCCATAGCGATAAAACGCTTGAAGCGGTCGAAGTTCACCTGCATCAGTAAACTATCGCCACGCGGAGGTTTCATGCGCAACATCATCTGGTCATATAAACCGGCATTATTGCGGTTGGTATAACTGGAAGTATATAATTCTTCCTGACCGTTGATGATCAGGTAATACAGCTCTTCAGGGGTAAAGTCTTTTACAATACGGAAACGTACCGGCGCCGATTCTTCATGAAGATCATTCACTTCCCGGATATACAGGAGCGATTTGGCCTGCATGTTTTCCATCATGGCTTTCAGTCCATACGGCGTCTGGCCTTCGTTTTTCAGGCGTTGCAAGGCGATGGTGGATTTTACCATCTGGCGGTAATAACGGTAATCGTTTTCCACAATACCTTCCAGCTTATCTACGGTAGTAGTGCCTGCCAGCAGTTCATCAATGAAAGGCAGGATCTTGGTGCTCAGCGGCGACTGGCCAATACGCACAATCTGCTGTACAATAGGGTCCTGGTTTCTTTTGATGGCAGTAGCCATGGGCGTATACGAAGTAGCATAGGTTAAAACCTGATTAGGGTATTTACGGGCCACTGCTGCAATGATAGAATCGGTTACCGGGTAATCCAGGTAAGCACTCAGTTTAGGCATGACCGTTTCCAGGTTCTTAAAGGCATATTTGGTGAATACAATTCCCCTTGCATCCTTGTAGCCGGGATTATCCTTGAACACTTCAATGATCCTTTCAGCTGCATCGAAAGACAGCTGCTGGATAAATGGCTGAATACTGTTGCCCTTAATATCGGCGTGCATCATATTGCGGTAAGCCTGTACCATGGCCGGTGCTTCTTCCGGCTCAATGTTGTGGCGGGCACGCTTCTGGTTATAATCTTTCAGCAACACATACAACCCCGACAGGTACTTTACTTTCAGCCGGTGATCCAGTGTGGCGTCTTTTTCAATCTCCAGCTGCATGGCATCCACTTCCTTGATAAGGGCATTGGTCACCTGCAGATTGGTGGTTTCATCGTCAGATACTTTGATCATGCCATCTGCCTTACCATCAAACTTGGTGGCAGCAGCCTGTTCTTTGTCAATGTTGTCATGGAATCCCTGCCTGTTAATAGGAATCTGAATCTGACTATCTTGTGCATACACCCAGCCGCTTTGAGAAGCCGCCAGCAATAACATTATTAAAATTCTTCTCATTGAATGTACTTTTTCACACGGACGTGATAGCAAATTTACGACCAAAAGCGCATAAGATGCTTTTTCCCTGTCTGGCATTTAATATTTAACACGTAATACATATGAATTTTCCCACATTTTGAGAATAAGGCCTCAAAATCTTACATTGTAAGGCAACCGTTAACTGCAAAAACCATGGAGACTTTTATCAGTGATATTTCCGGGAAGCATTTCCCCTTGTCAGAGAAAGTAACCGCCAAAATGATCCGGCCTTCCATGCTGGAACAGATCCGGAAAGACCATCCGAAATTCAATCATCACTGCAATATGGCTGTTTCGGAGCTGAACAGCTACCGGCAAGGATACTATGCTTCCCTGTTTTCCCGGGAGATGAGTGAATTGAGTGACCTGGAGAAAGTAGTGCTGGAAAAGCTGCGGGACAATGAAACCCTGACCAACAAGCTGGAAGAGGAACCTTCTCCGGCAAGTATGACCTACGGGGAACGGCTGGCCGACAGGATTGCCGAATTTGGCGGCAGCTGGACGTTCATCATCTCTTTCCTCGTGTTTATCCTGGCCTGGATGTGCCTGAACTTATACTGGCTGGCCAATAAAGGCTTTGATCCTTATCCCTTTATCCTGTTAAACCTGATACTATCTTGCCTCGCTGCCCTGCAGGCTCCCGTCATCATGATGAGCCAGAACCGCCAGGAGTCCAAAGACCGCCAGCGATCGAAGAATGACTATATGATCAACCTGAAATCTGAGCTGGAAGTGCGTATCCTGCATGAAAAAATAGATCACCTCATGCTACGGCAGCAACAGGACATGCTGGATCTGCAACAAACGCAGCTGGAAATGCTGAACGAAATCCTGAAAGCCATGCACAAAACAAACAAAGGTAATAGCAATAGCAATCAGAGCACTACGGATACCAAATAATAAACATATTCGCTTACTTCTTTTTTTACTGTAACTTGCTGCGTACCA
Coding sequences within:
- a CDS encoding ABC transporter ATP-binding protein — encoded protein: MENLAVKKVFDFSLLRRIFTFAAPYKRSFYISMFLTVVLAVISPLRPYLIQVTVDKYIAGQLMRMLVIVTVVQIGLLLVETVVRFFFSYLTNWLGQSVVKDLRVTVYKKVVHLNLAFFDKTPIGTLTTRTINDIEAINDVFSEGIISITADLLMIIAILVVMFIEDWRLTLVSLSPFPILIFATYIFKESVNKSFYRVRNAVSALNAFVQEHITGMVVVQAFTAEKREFARFKHINKEHRKANIDAIFAYSVFFPVVEIILAISLGLMVWWGSNKVLNYEVTQGVMIAFIMYLNMLFRPLRMLADKFNTLQMGMVASERVFKVLDNQDYIPDRGHHPADQMKGAITFENVSFAYIEDRYVLKDISFQASPGDTVAIVGHTGSGKTTIISILNRLYEIQKGSIRIDDIELPAYSLEALRSKIGVVLQDVFLFSGSIYDNITLHNAAITRQQVEEASRLIGIHDFIMQLPGGYDYQVMERGSTLSLGQRQLISFVRALLYDPAILILDEATSSVDTESEMMIQQAIDKLIADRTAIIIAHRLSTISKADKIIVLDKGEIKEMGTHEELLRLEGFYHKLHSMQFNVNKV
- a CDS encoding DUF1003 domain-containing protein, which gives rise to METFISDISGKHFPLSEKVTAKMIRPSMLEQIRKDHPKFNHHCNMAVSELNSYRQGYYASLFSREMSELSDLEKVVLEKLRDNETLTNKLEEEPSPASMTYGERLADRIAEFGGSWTFIISFLVFILAWMCLNLYWLANKGFDPYPFILLNLILSCLAALQAPVIMMSQNRQESKDRQRSKNDYMINLKSELEVRILHEKIDHLMLRQQQDMLDLQQTQLEMLNEILKAMHKTNKGNSNSNQSTTDTK
- the atpB gene encoding F0F1 ATP synthase subunit A — encoded protein: MISFSQFKHRMVALVMALGLHGFGNFSYAQEAPHGDTAHEAVVGEHAHVTEPAESKKFDAKEVILGHVKDAHDWHFFSFGETHVTIPLPVIIYNPARGTSVFSSSAFEHGHKAHDGYRLVNAHYLHEKGLDAAQYTDGSVIAVDANDNPTGEKIYDFSMTKNVTSMLIGAILLVVLMLNVAKAYTTRGAKKAPKGFQGLVEPVILFMRDEVAKPNIPGKKAEKFTPLILTIFFFILINNLLGLLPGSANVTGNIAVTLALSLVSFVVTMFSTNKHYWGHIFNPPVPFGVKFILAPVELIGILTKPASLTIRLFANILAGHIIILSIISLVFIFGSLSNVAGYGFLPITIAFNIVMMMLELLVAFIQAFIFANLTAVFIGQAMEGAHDEAHH